The following coding sequences are from one Arvicanthis niloticus isolate mArvNil1 chromosome 14, mArvNil1.pat.X, whole genome shotgun sequence window:
- the Cxxc5 gene encoding CXXC-type zinc finger protein 5: MSSLGGGSQDAGGSSSSSNTNSSSGSGQKAGGTDKSTAVAATAPASVADDAPPPERRNKSGIISEPLNKSLRRSRPLSHYSSFGSSGGTGSMMGGESADKAAAASLLANGHDLAAAMAVDKSNPTSKHKSGAVASLLSKAERATELAAEGQLTLQQFAQSTEMLKRVVQEHLPLMSEAGAGLPDMEAVASAEALNGQSDFPYLGAFPINPGLFIMTPAGVFLAESALHMAGLAEYPMQGELASAISSGKKKRKRCGMCAPCRRRINCEQCSSCRNRKTGHQICKFRKCEELKKKPSAALEKVMLPSGAAFRWFQ, from the exons ATGTCGAGCCTCGGCGGTGGCTCCCAGGACGCCGGtggcagtagcagcagcagtaacacCAACAGCAGCAGTGGCAGTGGCCAAAAGGCAGGAGGAACAGACAAAAGTACCGCCGTGGCTGCCACGGCACCGGCCTCAGTGGCAGATGATGCCCCGCCCCCTGAGCGGCGGAACAAGAGTGGTATCATCAGCGAACCCCTCAACAAGAGCCTGCGTCGTTCCCGCCCACTCTCCCACTACTCTTCCTTTGGTAGCAGTGGTGGCACCGGAAGCATGATGGGGGGGGAGTCTGCTGACAAGGCAGCCGCAGCCTCCCTATTGGCCAATGGTCATGACCTGGCTGCGGCCATGGCAGTGGACAAAAGCAACCCTACCTCAAAGCACAAAAGTGGTGCTGTGGCCAGCCTGCTGAGCAAGGCAGAGCGGGCCACAGAGCTGGCAGCCGAGGGACAGCTGACGCTGCAGCAGTTCGCACAGTCCACAGAGATGCTGAAGCGTGTGGTGCAGGAACACCTGCCACTGATGAGCGAGGCTGGGGCCGGCCTGCCTGACATGGAGGCTGTGGCCAGCGCCGAAGCCCTCAATGGCCAGTCCGACTTCCCCTATCTGGGCGCTTTCCCCATCAATCCAGGCCTCTTCATCATGACCCCAGCTGGCGTGTTCCTGGCCGAGAGTGCGCTGCACATGGCTGGCCTGGCCGAGTACCCCATGCAGGGAGAGCTGGCTTCTGCCATCAGCTCAGGCAAGAAGAAGCGGAAACGTTGCGGCATGTGTGCACCCTGCCGGCGGCGCATCAACTGCGAGCAGTGCAGCAGTTGTAGGAACCGAAAGACTGGCCATCAGATTTGCAAATTCAGAAAGTGTGAAGAACTCAAAAAGAAGCCTTCCGCTGCTCTGGAG AAGGTGATGCTTCCGTCGGGAGCTGCCTTCCGGTGGTTTCAGTGA